The following proteins come from a genomic window of Melospiza melodia melodia isolate bMelMel2 unplaced genomic scaffold, bMelMel2.pri scaffold_32, whole genome shotgun sequence:
- the LOC134434195 gene encoding olfactory receptor 14J1-like — translation MFNSSSIRHFLLLALADTRQLQLLHFCLLLGISLAALLGNGLIISAVACSHHLHTPMFFFLLNLALTDLGSICTTVPKAMHNSLWDTRNISYSGCAAQVFFFVFCALTEYYLLTIMCYDRYVSICKPLHYRTLLGSRACAHMAAAAWATGFLNALLHTANTFSLPLCHGNALGQFFCEIPQILKLSCSKSYLMELGLLVVTSSLSLCCFVFIVFSYVQIFRAVLRFPSEQGKHKAFSTCLPHLAVVSLFISTGTFAYLKPPSFSTKSLDLVVSVLYSVVPSALNPLIYSLRNQELKAAMWRLM, via the coding sequence atgttcaacagcagctccatcaggcacttcctcctgctggcattggcagacacgcggcagctgcagctcctgcacttctgcctcttgctgggcatctccctggctgccctcctgggcaacggcctcatcatcagtgccgtagcctgcagccaccacctgcacacgcccatgttcttcttcctgctcaacctggccctcactgacctgggctccatctgcaccactgtccccaaagccatgcacaattccctctgggacaccaggaacatctcctactcaggatgtgctgctcaagtctttttttttgttttctgtgctctAACAGAGTACTatcttctgaccatcatgtgctacgaccgctacgtgtccatctgcaaacccctgcactacaggaccctcctgggcagcagagcttgtgcccacatggcagcagctgcctgggccactggctttctcaatgctctgctgcacacagccaatacattttccctgcccctgtgccatggtaatgccctgggccagttcttctgtgaaattccccagatcctcaagctctcctgctccaaatcctatctaATGGAACTTGGACTTCTTGTGGTTACTAGCAGTTTATCATTGTGTTGTTTCGTGTTCAtagttttctcctatgtgcagattttcagggcagtgctgaggttcccctcagagcagggaaaacacaaagccttttccacctgtctccctcacctggctgtggtctccctattCATCAGCACTGGcacgtttgcctacctgaagcctccctccttctccaccaaatccctggatctggtggtgtcagttctgtactcggtggtgccttccgccctgaaccctctcatctacagcctgaggaaccaggagctcaaggctgccatgtggagactgatg